From one Bacteroides eggerthii genomic stretch:
- a CDS encoding acyltransferase: MKQDRVIFLDYLRGIACFLVMMVHASEAFYGVGDVPILSDAHKFWIAIWDGMSRISVPLFVITSAYLLVPMKEKQSWGEFFKRRFLRILPPMLVFMIVYAVLQVWQEGGDWKGMCVAVCKLPLNFPMNAFHLWFMYPLIGLYLLIPILSPWLRIATAKQERMFLYLWALTTCLPFVNKFYGDVLGQCWWNQYHMLYDFSGYSGYLVLGHYIRYHINWTRLKRSIIGLVCLLGGTSFTILSFYLQAKPGIPQQLSDLEIAWCFCIINCVIATFGAFILFTTIQKAGKIYGLVKSISVNSYGMFLMHMLWLPFWVSIIQPQISIAAAIPLISILTFISCYITTKLISYLPNSKWVIG, encoded by the coding sequence ATGAAACAGGACAGAGTTATATTTTTGGATTATTTACGGGGGATTGCTTGCTTTTTGGTAATGATGGTACATGCCAGCGAAGCATTTTATGGAGTAGGTGATGTGCCTATTCTTTCAGATGCCCACAAATTTTGGATTGCAATTTGGGATGGAATGAGTCGCATTTCAGTACCCCTATTTGTTATCACTTCAGCCTATTTACTTGTTCCCATGAAAGAAAAGCAGTCATGGGGAGAGTTCTTTAAACGCCGTTTCCTTCGTATTCTGCCACCTATGTTGGTATTTATGATTGTGTACGCTGTGCTCCAGGTATGGCAAGAAGGAGGCGATTGGAAAGGCATGTGTGTGGCTGTTTGCAAGTTACCGTTAAACTTCCCGATGAATGCTTTTCATCTGTGGTTTATGTATCCTCTTATAGGACTTTACTTGCTTATTCCTATTCTTTCACCTTGGCTGCGTATAGCCACCGCTAAGCAAGAGCGTATGTTTTTATATCTATGGGCACTGACCACTTGCTTGCCTTTTGTGAATAAATTCTATGGCGATGTATTGGGACAATGTTGGTGGAATCAATATCATATGTTGTACGATTTCAGTGGTTATTCCGGTTATTTGGTTTTAGGTCACTACATTCGTTATCATATTAACTGGACACGCCTGAAGCGCTCCATTATAGGACTTGTCTGCCTATTGGGCGGTACCTCTTTCACCATTCTTAGTTTCTACCTCCAGGCTAAACCCGGTATTCCACAACAACTCTCTGACTTGGAGATAGCATGGTGCTTCTGCATTATCAACTGTGTAATAGCTACTTTTGGAGCTTTCATTCTGTTCACTACTATTCAAAAAGCAGGTAAGATTTACGGTCTAGTTAAGAGTATCTCAGTCAACAGTTATGGTATGTTTCTGATGCACATGCTTTGGTTGCCATTTTGGGTATCAATCATTCAGCCACAAATATCTATTGCGGCAGCTATTCCTCTTATTAGCATACTTACCTTTATCAGTTGTTATATCACTACAAAACTTATCTCTTATTTGCCTAATAGCAAATGGGTTATAGGATGA
- a CDS encoding tRNA1(Val) (adenine(37)-N6)-methyltransferase, which translates to MSNPYFQFKQFTVRHDKCAMKVGTDGVLLGAWAPVQNAKYILDVGAGSGLISLQLAQRNPWASITSIEIDPAAAAQAKENIQSSPWSDRMEVICSDFRDYHAENKFDLIVSNPPYFVDALKCPDNQRCMARHTNELNYELLFGHSTHLLSEQGIISVIIPSEVEKTVIDTAWKYQLYPYRCLHVFTKPGKPYRRVLLAFSRQEVSCTEDSLYIEGEKHGKFTSEYISLTKEFYLKM; encoded by the coding sequence ATGTCAAACCCTTATTTCCAGTTCAAACAATTTACCGTCCGACACGACAAATGTGCCATGAAAGTAGGCACAGATGGAGTATTGTTAGGAGCGTGGGCTCCTGTACAAAACGCCAAATACATTCTTGATGTAGGAGCAGGAAGCGGACTAATATCCTTACAGCTGGCACAGCGGAATCCCTGGGCTTCCATTACTTCCATTGAGATAGACCCGGCTGCAGCTGCCCAAGCTAAAGAAAATATCCAGTCTTCTCCTTGGAGTGACCGAATGGAAGTTATATGCAGTGATTTCCGCGATTATCACGCCGAAAACAAATTCGATCTCATTGTTTCAAATCCTCCTTATTTTGTCGATGCCTTGAAATGTCCGGATAATCAGCGTTGTATGGCACGACATACAAATGAATTGAATTATGAATTACTCTTCGGACATTCCACTCATTTATTATCAGAACAGGGGATCATAAGTGTTATCATTCCCTCGGAAGTTGAAAAAACGGTTATTGATACAGCTTGGAAATACCAGCTTTATCCATATCGTTGCCTACACGTTTTCACCAAGCCCGGAAAACCTTATCGACGCGTATTGCTAGCTTTCAGCCGACAAGAAGTATCATGTACTGAAGATAGCCTTTATATAGAAGGAGAGAAACATGGAAAGTTCACTTCAGAATATATTTCACTGACCAAAGAATTTTATTTGAAGATGTAA
- the lon gene encoding endopeptidase La — MKKRNYFSDIEDRNENSFSVIADFEGNEEQLMDVEVDDILPVLPLRNMVLFPGVFMPVSVGRKSSLKLVREAEKKGTYIAVVCQKVADTEAPLYDDLHTIGTVAKIVRVLEMPDQTTTVILQGSKRIELKEITETAPYLKGRINTLNEEIPAKDDKEFQALVEACKDLTVRYIKSSDMFPQDSAFAIKNISNPMFLVDFICTNLPLKKDEKIELLRIDALRARTYRLLEILNREVQLAEIKESIQMRAREDIDQQQREYFLQQQIKTIQDELGGGNQEQEIEEMRKKAETIKWNEEVKSTFLKEVDKLERMHTQSPDYSVQLNYLQTMMSLPWGVYTTDNLSLTNAEKTLNKDHYGLEKVKERILEHLAVLKLKGDMKSPIICLYGPPGVGKTSLGRSIAAALKRKYIRMSLGGVHDEAEIRGHRKTYIGAMPGRIIKSLIKAGSSNPVFILDEIDKVSSDRQGDPSSALLEVLDPEQNTTFHDNFLDVDYDLSKVMFIATANNLNTIPGPLLDRMELIEVSGYITEEKVEIARRHLVPKELEANGMKKNDIKLPKNTLEAIIESYTRESGVRELEKKIGKILRKSARQYATDGYFAKTEIKPGDLYEFLGAPEYTRDKYQGNEYAGVVTGLAWTAVGGEILFVETSLSRGKGGRLTLTGNLGDVMKESAMLALEYIKAHASLLNLDEEIFDNWNIHIHVPEGAIPKDGPSAGITMATSLASALTQRKVKANLAMTGEITLRGKVLPVGGIKEKILAAKRAGIKEIILSDENRKNIEEIQELYLKGLTFHYVKDIKEVFAIALTDEKVADAIDLSVKKEKIEKKEE; from the coding sequence ATGAAGAAAAGAAATTACTTTAGTGATATCGAAGATAGAAATGAGAACTCTTTTTCTGTAATTGCTGATTTTGAGGGGAATGAAGAACAGTTGATGGATGTTGAGGTTGATGATATTCTGCCGGTATTACCCCTTCGGAACATGGTTTTGTTTCCGGGTGTATTTATGCCGGTATCTGTGGGAAGAAAGTCTTCCCTGAAATTAGTGCGTGAAGCGGAAAAGAAAGGAACGTACATTGCTGTGGTGTGTCAGAAAGTAGCTGATACGGAAGCACCTTTGTATGATGATTTACACACTATTGGCACAGTTGCCAAGATTGTTCGTGTATTGGAAATGCCGGATCAGACAACTACCGTTATCTTGCAGGGTTCCAAACGTATCGAGCTAAAGGAAATAACAGAAACGGCTCCATATTTGAAAGGACGTATCAATACTCTAAACGAGGAAATTCCTGCTAAGGACGATAAAGAGTTTCAGGCGTTGGTAGAAGCCTGTAAGGACTTAACCGTACGCTATATCAAGTCTTCGGATATGTTTCCTCAGGATTCTGCATTTGCAATCAAGAACATTAGTAATCCGATGTTTTTGGTGGATTTTATTTGCACTAACCTTCCGTTGAAGAAGGATGAAAAGATAGAGCTGCTTCGCATTGATGCATTACGAGCCCGTACGTATCGCCTACTCGAGATTTTGAATCGTGAGGTTCAGCTTGCCGAAATCAAGGAATCTATTCAGATGCGTGCCCGCGAGGATATTGACCAGCAACAACGCGAATATTTCTTGCAACAACAGATTAAAACTATTCAGGATGAGCTGGGCGGTGGAAATCAAGAGCAGGAAATAGAGGAAATGCGGAAAAAAGCGGAAACCATAAAATGGAATGAAGAAGTAAAAAGCACATTCCTGAAAGAAGTGGATAAGCTGGAGCGTATGCATACGCAGTCGCCTGATTACAGCGTACAGTTGAACTACCTGCAAACCATGATGAGTCTGCCATGGGGTGTTTATACAACGGATAATCTGAGTCTGACTAATGCCGAGAAAACGTTGAACAAGGATCACTACGGCTTGGAAAAAGTAAAAGAACGTATTTTGGAACATCTTGCCGTATTGAAGCTGAAGGGAGACATGAAGTCACCTATCATCTGTTTGTACGGTCCTCCGGGAGTGGGAAAAACCTCACTAGGACGCTCCATTGCTGCTGCGTTGAAGCGGAAGTACATCCGCATGTCATTGGGTGGTGTACACGATGAAGCCGAAATACGCGGACATCGTAAGACTTACATTGGAGCGATGCCGGGCCGCATTATTAAGAGCTTGATTAAGGCAGGTTCTTCCAATCCTGTTTTCATATTGGATGAGATAGACAAAGTGAGTTCCGATCGTCAGGGAGATCCTTCTTCCGCCTTGCTTGAGGTGCTTGATCCGGAACAAAACACCACGTTTCACGATAATTTTTTGGATGTGGACTATGACTTGTCAAAAGTGATGTTCATAGCTACCGCCAATAATCTGAATACGATTCCCGGACCGTTGCTTGACCGCATGGAGCTGATTGAAGTAAGCGGTTATATCACTGAAGAGAAAGTTGAGATTGCCCGCCGTCATTTGGTTCCGAAAGAACTGGAAGCGAACGGTATGAAGAAAAACGACATCAAGCTCCCTAAGAATACATTGGAAGCGATTATCGAGTCTTATACTCGCGAAAGCGGAGTGCGTGAATTAGAAAAGAAGATTGGAAAGATCCTTCGCAAGTCTGCCCGCCAATATGCTACGGACGGTTATTTTGCAAAGACAGAGATCAAGCCGGGTGATTTATATGAATTCCTGGGCGCTCCGGAATATACGCGTGACAAGTATCAGGGTAATGAATATGCCGGTGTGGTTACAGGGTTGGCATGGACAGCTGTCGGTGGTGAGATTCTTTTTGTTGAAACGAGTCTCAGCCGTGGCAAGGGTGGTCGTCTGACGTTGACCGGAAATCTGGGCGATGTCATGAAAGAGTCGGCTATGCTGGCATTGGAGTACATCAAAGCGCATGCTTCGCTGCTAAATCTTGATGAAGAGATTTTTGACAACTGGAATATTCATATTCATGTTCCTGAAGGAGCCATTCCAAAAGACGGTCCGTCAGCAGGTATAACAATGGCCACATCATTGGCATCTGCGCTTACACAAAGAAAGGTGAAAGCCAATCTTGCGATGACAGGCGAAATCACACTCCGCGGAAAGGTGCTTCCTGTCGGTGGTATCAAAGAAAAGATTTTGGCTGCCAAACGTGCCGGTATCAAAGAAATCATCCTGAGCGATGAGAATCGTAAGAATATTGAAGAGATACAGGAACTTTATTTGAAAGGACTGACTTTCCACTATGTAAAAGATATAAAAGAAGTGTTTGCCATTGCGCTGACCGATGAAAAAGTTGCTGATGCCATTGACTTGTCCGTAAAAAAAGAAAAGATAGAAAAGAAAGAAGAATGA
- the tgt gene encoding tRNA guanosine(34) transglycosylase Tgt has translation MTFELQYTDSKTNARAGLITTDHGQIETPIFMPVGTLGTVKGVHLTELKEDIKAQIILGNTYHLYLRPGLDVIEKAGGLHKFNGFDRPMLTDSGGFQVFSLSGIRKLREEGAEFRSHIDGSKHIFTPEKVMDIERTIGADIMMAFDECTPGDAEYAYAKKSMEMTHRWLDRCIKRFNETDPKYGYHQALFPIVQGCVYPDLRKRSAEFIASKGAEGNAIGGLAVGEPTEKMYEMIELVNEILPKEKPRYLMGVGTPVNILEGIERGVDMFDCVMPTRNGRNGMLFTKDGIINMRNKKWETDFSPIEADGASYVDTLYSKAYLRHLFHAQELLAMQIASIHNLAFYLWLVGEARKHIIAGDFSTWKPMMVQRVSTRL, from the coding sequence ATGACATTTGAATTACAGTATACAGACAGCAAGACAAATGCACGTGCAGGATTGATAACGACTGATCATGGGCAGATTGAAACGCCTATCTTTATGCCGGTAGGTACGTTGGGAACCGTCAAAGGAGTGCATTTGACAGAGCTGAAAGAGGATATAAAGGCGCAAATTATATTGGGAAACACCTATCATCTTTATTTGCGTCCGGGATTGGATGTGATTGAAAAAGCCGGCGGACTGCATAAGTTCAATGGCTTCGACCGTCCGATGCTGACCGATAGCGGTGGTTTTCAGGTCTTTTCATTGTCGGGTATTCGAAAACTGCGTGAAGAAGGCGCAGAGTTTCGTTCGCATATCGACGGAAGCAAGCATATCTTTACTCCGGAAAAAGTGATGGACATTGAACGTACTATCGGAGCAGATATAATGATGGCATTTGACGAATGTACTCCGGGGGATGCAGAATATGCTTATGCTAAAAAATCCATGGAGATGACACACCGCTGGCTGGACCGTTGTATCAAGAGGTTTAATGAGACTGACCCTAAGTATGGTTATCATCAGGCGCTCTTCCCTATCGTGCAAGGTTGTGTTTATCCGGATTTGCGTAAGCGCTCGGCAGAATTCATAGCTTCTAAAGGAGCTGAAGGCAATGCAATCGGCGGTTTGGCTGTGGGTGAGCCTACGGAAAAGATGTATGAAATGATAGAGTTGGTAAATGAAATACTTCCGAAGGAAAAGCCCCGTTATCTGATGGGTGTAGGTACGCCTGTGAATATCCTTGAAGGCATTGAGCGCGGGGTCGACATGTTCGACTGTGTGATGCCTACCCGCAACGGACGTAACGGTATGTTATTTACTAAAGACGGCATCATTAATATGCGTAATAAGAAATGGGAGACCGACTTCTCTCCTATTGAGGCCGATGGTGCATCTTACGTGGATACATTATATAGCAAGGCCTATCTGCGCCATTTGTTCCATGCACAGGAGTTGCTGGCCATGCAGATTGCTTCCATTCATAATCTGGCGTTTTACCTTTGGCTTGTTGGTGAAGCCCGTAAACATATTATTGCCGGTGATTTCTCTACATGGAAGCCGATGATGGTACAACGTGTATCGACAAGATTATGA
- a CDS encoding LptF/LptG family permease, with protein MRKIDWKILKDIKLPIGKNKYLKRLDWYIIKKFLGTYVFAIALIISIAVVFDFNEKMDRFMSHEAPWEAIIFDYYMNFIPYFANLFSPLFVFIAVIFFTSKLAENSEIIAMFSTGMSFKRMLRPYMVSAAIIAVTTFCLGSYVIPKGSVTRLNFEDKYYKPRKSTTARNIQLEVDSGVIAYIERFEDYSKTGYRFSLDKFKDKQLVSHLTARSITYDTATVHKWTVKDYMIREMDGMRESIVKGEKMDTILFMEPADFLIMKNQQEMLTSPQLSEYINRQRQRGFANIKEFEIEYHKRIAMSFASFILTLIGVSLSSKKTKGGMGLHLGIGLGLSFSYILFQTIASTFAVNGNVPPFIAVWIPNLLYAFIAFYLYKKAPK; from the coding sequence ATGAGAAAGATTGACTGGAAGATACTGAAAGATATAAAACTGCCTATCGGGAAAAACAAATACCTTAAGCGGTTGGATTGGTACATCATCAAGAAGTTCCTGGGGACATATGTGTTTGCCATAGCCTTGATTATTTCTATCGCCGTAGTATTCGACTTTAATGAGAAGATGGACCGTTTCATGTCTCATGAAGCTCCATGGGAAGCCATTATTTTCGATTACTATATGAACTTTATTCCCTACTTTGCCAATCTGTTCAGCCCATTGTTTGTCTTTATCGCAGTAATCTTTTTCACTTCCAAGCTGGCGGAGAATTCGGAAATTATCGCAATGTTCTCTACGGGAATGAGTTTTAAGCGCATGTTGCGTCCTTATATGGTATCGGCAGCTATTATCGCGGTGACTACGTTCTGTCTCGGTTCGTATGTCATTCCCAAAGGTAGTGTGACGCGTCTTAATTTTGAGGATAAATACTATAAACCCCGTAAATCTACCACAGCTCGTAATATTCAATTGGAAGTTGATTCGGGAGTAATTGCCTATATTGAGCGTTTTGAAGATTATAGCAAGACGGGCTATCGTTTTTCGCTGGATAAATTCAAAGATAAACAGTTGGTGTCGCACCTTACTGCACGTAGTATAACCTATGATACGGCGACCGTACATAAATGGACGGTGAAGGACTATATGATTCGTGAGATGGACGGCATGCGTGAGAGTATTGTCAAAGGAGAAAAAATGGACACTATCCTTTTCATGGAGCCTGCCGACTTCCTTATCATGAAGAACCAGCAGGAGATGCTAACCAGTCCTCAGTTGAGCGAATACATAAACAGGCAGCGGCAGCGTGGCTTTGCCAATATCAAAGAGTTTGAGATTGAATATCATAAACGTATTGCCATGTCTTTCGCTTCGTTTATTCTGACGCTGATTGGCGTGTCGCTTTCTTCGAAAAAGACGAAAGGCGGTATGGGATTGCATTTAGGTATAGGTTTGGGATTAAGTTTCTCGTACATTTTGTTCCAAACGATTGCTTCTACGTTTGCAGTGAATGGCAATGTACCTCCTTTCATCGCAGTGTGGATACCGAATTTGCTTTATGCTTTCATTGCATTCTATCTGTATAAGAAAGCGCCGAAATAA
- a CDS encoding thioredoxin-like domain-containing protein produces MKYVKWIFVVLLIGSLTSFVEKDKPTGGLNVGDIAPDFKIQSMSAGQPLAELSDMKGKYVLLSFWASYDAHSRMQNASLSNVLRSASRNDNVEMVSVSFDEYQSIFKETVRKDQIVTPTCFVETKGEFSGLFKKYRLGRGFTNYLLDENGVIIAKNISAAELSAYLN; encoded by the coding sequence ATGAAATATGTAAAATGGATTTTTGTTGTATTACTAATTGGTTCCTTGACTTCTTTTGTAGAAAAAGACAAACCGACCGGCGGTTTGAATGTGGGTGACATAGCCCCGGACTTTAAAATCCAATCTATGTCTGCCGGGCAACCGTTAGCAGAACTTTCAGACATGAAAGGAAAATACGTGTTGCTTAGCTTTTGGGCAAGTTATGACGCGCACTCCCGGATGCAAAACGCAAGTTTGAGCAATGTGCTTCGTTCCGCTTCCCGCAATGATAATGTGGAAATGGTTTCCGTCTCATTCGATGAGTATCAGTCTATTTTTAAGGAAACTGTTCGTAAGGACCAAATAGTTACGCCCACTTGTTTCGTGGAAACTAAAGGCGAGTTCTCCGGTTTATTTAAGAAATATCGTTTAGGCCGAGGATTTACTAACTATTTATTAGATGAAAATGGTGTGATTATTGCCAAAAACATCTCTGCTGCAGAGCTTTCAGCTTACTTGAATTAA